In one Pelecanus crispus isolate bPelCri1 chromosome 12, bPelCri1.pri, whole genome shotgun sequence genomic region, the following are encoded:
- the OMG gene encoding oligodendrocyte-myelin glycoprotein, giving the protein MEYQILNTSTRLLVLLFFIPTGLGICPSNCTCSGNDRNVDCSGRNLTMLPHGLQDNITYLNLSFNQFVDLDHQLTRFTNLRTLDISNNWLKNVPAHLPKSLWELYAMNNNIKVLQKLDTAYQWNLKVLDVSRNVVERAVLINNTLSSLKLLNLSSNKLWTVPTNMPYNIETVDLSSNFLSQILPGTLVRLQHLTSLYLHNNKFTYIPDKAFDQLFQLQVVTLYNNPWSCSDEQNIPYLLKWVQGTAASVIGAPCANQSVLWMNATSTPAAPTVTDASLMIKGMKAADKATSAAATEPTKMTKMHKQFKAKEASTLATLSQTVLFTSTDRPLLLYPEDLTTGKVSSQEAAATHTIYIKDSTEVNSSLTRSTGSFTTPMTLSITSGMPTNYSKMPQSTTATLRKEESTTNILNTHVPSKASICELYLFYVVMLNAVAMFIG; this is encoded by the coding sequence TGGACTGTTCAGGCAGAAACTTAACTATGCTGCCACATGGACTTCAAGACAACATTACATATTTAAATCTGTCCTTTAACCAGTTCGTAGATCTCGATCATCAGCTAACGAGATTCACCAATTTGAGGACCCTTGATATTTCAAATAATTGGCTCAAGAATGTTCCTGCTCATCTGCCCAAGTCCTTATGGGAATTATATGCCATGAACAACAACATTAAAGTTCTTCAGAAACTTGACACAGCTTACCAGTGGAATCTTAAAGTGCTTGATGTTTCCAGGAATGTGGTGGAAAGAGCTGTTCTGATCAACAACACACTGAGCAGTCTCAAGCTGCTCAATCTCAGTAGCAACAAACTTTGGACAGTTCCAACCAATATGCCCTACAACATAGAGACGGTGGATCTATCCAGTAACTTCTTGTCCCAGATACTTCCAGGAACACTGGTGAGACTACAACACCTTACGAGCCTCTACCTGCACAACAACAAGTTCACATACATTCCCGACAAAGCTTTTGACCAGCTCTTTCAGCTGCAAGTAGTAACACTATACAACAACCCGTGGTCCTGCAGCGATGAACAAAATATCCCGTATTTGCTTAAATGGGTGCAGGGAACAGCTGCCAGCGTTATAGGGGCTCCCTGTGCTAACCAATCTGTGCTTTGGATGAACGCCACATCAactccagcagctcccacagttACAGACGCCAGCCTCATGATTAAAGGAATGAAGGCAGCAGACAAAGCTACTTCTGCAGCGGCAACTGAACCCaccaaaatgacaaaaatgcaTAAACAATTTAAAGCTAAGGAAGCGTCTACGCTGGCGACCTTAAGCCAAACCGTACTGTTCACGAGCACAGACCGACCCCTCCTCCTCTATCCGGAAGATCTGacaactgggaaggtgagctctcaagaagcagcagccacgCACACAATCTACATCAAAGATTCAACCGAGGTGAACTCAAGCCTGACTCGTTCCACAGGATCATTCACTACTCCTATGACTTTAAGTATCACCAGTGGAATGCCAACAAACTACTCCAAAATGCCTCAAAGCACAACTGCTACCTTAAGAAAAGAGGAATCCactacaaatattttgaatactCATGTGCCCTCCAAAGCAAGTATCTGTGAGCTATATTTGTTTTATGTTGTAATGCTTAATGCAGTGGCAATGTTTATCGGCTAA